In one window of Candidatus Scalindua sp. DNA:
- a CDS encoding FAD/NAD(P)-binding protein, with amino-acid sequence MDNIYRPYLMNIRDMIEEAPGVRTFRLNFLNEDEGKKFQFKAGQFALYSAFGYGECTFCIASSPTRMDAIECTFREAGRVTNALRELNVGDTLGFRGPYGNVFPIEEWEGKNLVFIAGGIALPPLRSVIWNCLDLRDRFKDVTIIYGAKSVADLVYKHELKEWDARDDVNLITTVDPGGETPDWPGKVGFVPTVVEQAEPSSNNAIAIVCGPPIMIKFTLPVLEKLGFKQEKVYTTLENRMKCGLGKCGRCNIGCTYVCKEGPVFTAEEINKMPDEF; translated from the coding sequence ATGGATAATATATATAGACCTTATCTCATGAATATACGTGATATGATTGAAGAGGCCCCGGGTGTGAGAACATTCAGGCTCAATTTCTTAAACGAAGATGAAGGAAAGAAATTTCAATTCAAGGCAGGGCAGTTTGCACTCTATTCTGCGTTTGGTTACGGTGAATGCACCTTTTGTATAGCATCATCACCCACACGAATGGATGCCATTGAATGTACTTTCAGGGAGGCGGGAAGGGTAACCAATGCATTAAGAGAGCTGAATGTCGGGGATACCTTAGGATTCAGGGGACCATACGGGAATGTGTTCCCCATTGAAGAATGGGAAGGGAAAAACCTCGTTTTTATCGCAGGGGGTATAGCGTTGCCTCCATTGCGAAGTGTTATCTGGAATTGCCTTGATTTACGGGATAGATTTAAGGATGTTACTATTATTTATGGTGCGAAATCGGTTGCTGATCTCGTCTACAAACATGAACTGAAAGAGTGGGATGCGAGGGATGATGTGAATCTGATCACCACGGTCGATCCCGGTGGCGAGACACCAGATTGGCCTGGTAAAGTGGGTTTTGTACCCACAGTCGTTGAGCAGGCTGAGCCTTCCAGTAATAACGCAATAGCAATAGTCTGTGGCCCCCCCATAATGATTAAGTTCACGTTGCCAGTGCTTGAGAAGCTTGGTTTCAAACAAGAAAAAGTGTATACGACTCTTGAAAATAGAATGAAATGTGGATTGGGTAAGTGTGGAAGATGCAATATTGGCTGTACGTATGTTTGTAAAGAAGGCCCCGTATTTACAGCAGAAGAAATCAATAAAATGCCAGATGAATTTTAA
- the mobB gene encoding molybdopterin-guanine dinucleotide biosynthesis protein B produces the protein MNFKSVAVVSIVGKQNVGKTTLISELIPKLKKNGYRVGTFKYNIRKLEIDHEHKDTYKYFHSGADTVGISSHDQIAVVKRSEVLPRIDEILERYFNDVNIVLIEGYRGEGVRKIKILDSLEFNKIKKETGNNELSLCMEGTIKGHFSDFDISKALDFIENIISSDKQYSKKYLQNV, from the coding sequence ATGAATTTTAAAAGCGTAGCAGTCGTATCAATTGTTGGGAAGCAGAATGTTGGCAAGACCACATTAATAAGTGAGCTGATTCCGAAGTTGAAGAAAAACGGATATAGAGTCGGAACCTTCAAATACAACATTCGGAAACTGGAGATTGATCATGAGCATAAGGATACCTACAAATATTTTCATTCGGGAGCAGACACGGTAGGTATCTCCTCACATGATCAGATTGCTGTCGTGAAGAGATCTGAAGTTTTGCCCAGAATAGATGAGATACTTGAAAGGTATTTTAATGATGTAAATATTGTTCTTATCGAAGGATATAGAGGAGAAGGTGTCAGAAAGATTAAGATTCTGGATTCGCTTGAATTTAACAAAATTAAAAAAGAGACGGGCAATAATGAATTATCGCTATGTATGGAAGGCACGATAAAAGGGCATTTCTCTGATTTTGATATAAGCAAGGCCCTTGATTTTATTGAGAATATTATCTCCAGTGATAAACAGTATTCAAAAAAATACTTGCAAAATGTTTGA
- a CDS encoding 4Fe-4S dicluster domain-containing protein, producing the protein MEKRLNKKDFDNFITSLRGKGYKTIAPKKDNNLIVLDEVQGGGEISLDHVITNNSIKEFFFPKTEKVLSYRMEKNNVQIEEPEDFAVKSVIFGSRPCDAFSLPVMDKVFNWDCSDKFWVQRREAVTIVTIACDKCDTYCFCTSVGLAPDAKGGSDVLFTKISGDDYVVETVTEKGESLIKEFEGVFSDPLSEASDRQVATVEKKFEIEKVKSWLDENFVHTVWTDFSLKCIGCGACTFVCPTCHCFDIVDECTMTKGDRVKNWDGCQFKMFTMHTSGHNPRSTQGERWRQRIMHKFKYYVEKFDSILCVGCGRCSRVCPADMNISEMLEIIATEASQPGNKE; encoded by the coding sequence GTGGAAAAACGCTTAAATAAAAAAGATTTTGATAATTTCATTACCAGTTTAAGGGGGAAGGGGTACAAGACAATTGCTCCCAAAAAAGACAATAACCTTATCGTTCTTGATGAGGTTCAGGGAGGAGGCGAGATCTCCCTTGACCATGTAATAACCAATAACTCCATAAAGGAATTCTTTTTTCCAAAGACAGAGAAAGTCTTATCTTACAGGATGGAGAAAAATAATGTTCAGATCGAAGAGCCGGAAGATTTTGCCGTTAAATCCGTAATCTTCGGTTCGAGGCCTTGTGACGCTTTCAGTCTTCCTGTCATGGATAAAGTCTTTAACTGGGACTGCAGTGATAAATTCTGGGTGCAAAGGAGAGAGGCTGTTACGATAGTAACTATTGCATGCGATAAGTGTGACACGTACTGCTTTTGTACATCAGTAGGTCTGGCCCCGGATGCAAAAGGGGGAAGTGACGTACTGTTTACTAAAATTTCTGGTGATGATTATGTAGTTGAAACAGTTACTGAAAAGGGTGAAAGCCTGATAAAGGAGTTTGAGGGAGTTTTTTCTGATCCTTTGTCAGAAGCCTCGGACCGGCAGGTCGCAACAGTTGAGAAAAAATTTGAAATTGAGAAAGTAAAATCCTGGCTTGATGAGAATTTTGTTCATACGGTATGGACGGATTTTTCTTTAAAATGTATCGGCTGCGGTGCGTGTACATTTGTGTGTCCTACTTGCCATTGTTTTGACATTGTTGATGAGTGTACGATGACAAAGGGAGACAGGGTCAAGAACTGGGACGGGTGCCAGTTCAAGATGTTTACAATGCATACTTCTGGTCACAATCCCAGATCCACCCAGGGAGAACGGTGGCGCCAGAGAATTATGCATAAGTTTAAATATTATGTAGAAAAGTTTGACAGTATCCTCTGTGTTGGCTGCGGAAGATGTTCACGGGTTTGTCCGGCAGATATGAATATTTCTGAAATGCTTGAAATAATTGCAACTGAAGCAAGCCAACCGGGGAATAAGGAATAA